Proteins from a genomic interval of Streptococcus sp. D7B5:
- a CDS encoding nucleoside phosphorylase, translated as MLLEEFENVPAVIEPTEKPVHDKGEVCETIILSFNGEILKRLIESEAVYPGGYLKSINGQRPWYIYRQGPIKLAVMLAPIGAPMIVGQLEELVARGFKNFIILGSCGVLDRSIEADKIILPAAALRDEGTSYHYAPPGDEVAYDESLLIELEAIFDKHNIEHIRTKSWTTDAFYRETPDKVKRRLAAGAQVVDMEASAIMAWSQFRKSKVYQFFYTADYVDHHNRTWDARHEERTADAMTFFTIALTIAKELER; from the coding sequence ATGCTATTAGAAGAATTCGAAAATGTACCTGCTGTTATCGAACCAACTGAAAAGCCAGTCCATGACAAGGGTGAAGTGTGTGAAACCATCATCCTGTCCTTTAATGGCGAAATTCTGAAACGTTTGATTGAGTCAGAAGCAGTCTATCCAGGAGGCTATTTGAAAAGCATAAACGGACAGCGTCCATGGTATATTTACCGCCAAGGTCCTATCAAGCTAGCAGTTATGTTGGCTCCGATTGGGGCTCCGATGATAGTTGGCCAACTGGAGGAATTGGTAGCTAGAGGCTTCAAAAATTTTATCATTTTAGGTTCCTGTGGCGTTTTGGACCGCTCAATTGAGGCAGATAAGATCATCTTGCCTGCGGCCGCATTGCGTGATGAAGGAACTAGCTATCATTATGCCCCACCGGGTGACGAAGTAGCCTATGACGAGTCTCTGCTAATCGAGCTGGAAGCCATCTTTGACAAGCACAATATCGAGCATATCCGCACCAAGTCTTGGACGACTGATGCCTTTTATCGAGAAACGCCTGATAAGGTCAAGCGTCGCTTGGCTGCTGGTGCACAAGTGGTGGATATGGAAGCTTCAGCTATCATGGCTTGGAGTCAATTTCGCAAGAGCAAGGTCTATCAATTCTTCTACACAGCTGACTATGTGGATCATCATAACCGAACCTGGGATGCCCGCCATGAAGAGCGGACAGCTGATGCCATGACTTTTTTCACTATCGCTTTGACAATAGCAAAGGAACTAGAAAGGTAA
- a CDS encoding dihydrofolate reductase family protein — protein MAVYFYGCITMDGYLADSQHRIDWLHQLGSVEDTSYDDFYRQMDITIMGKRTFEEIQDLQDVESFYQATENYVFTHDRHLPVINYKPVAGDVVDFVQQIDKGKNVFVIGGNSLVGPLLDADLFDHLIIQIAPLILGKGVPLFTQEEGQRFYQLDSLRQFGPFAELVFSRKSQK, from the coding sequence ATGGCAGTATATTTTTACGGCTGTATCACCATGGATGGCTACTTGGCAGACAGCCAGCACAGGATAGACTGGCTGCATCAGCTTGGTTCTGTAGAGGATACAAGCTATGATGACTTTTACAGGCAAATGGATATCACCATCATGGGCAAGCGGACTTTTGAGGAAATCCAAGATTTGCAAGATGTAGAAAGTTTTTATCAAGCTACGGAAAACTATGTCTTTACGCATGATAGGCACCTGCCTGTCATCAATTACAAGCCAGTAGCTGGGGATGTGGTGGACTTTGTTCAACAGATTGACAAAGGCAAAAATGTCTTTGTGATTGGTGGTAATTCCTTGGTAGGACCGCTCTTGGATGCGGATCTTTTCGACCACCTCATTATTCAGATAGCGCCCCTTATCCTAGGAAAGGGAGTTCCCCTCTTTACTCAAGAGGAAGGGCAGCGCTTTTACCAACTGGATAGCCTCAGACAATTTGGCCCTTTTGCAGAGCTGGTTTTCAGCCGAAAAAGTCAGAAATAG
- the metF gene encoding methylenetetrahydrofolate reductase [NAD(P)H], with the protein MSRQTPSLSFEVFPPNPAVGNDNIISALQDMRELTPHFISVTASNNKFNIKETTVRLADFIQNDLAIPTIAHLPAIYLTKDKVAETIADLDKVGVQKILALRGDIIPDVEPQKDFRYATDLIEFIKEQAPHFDIIGACYPEGHPDSPNQISDIQNLKKKVDAGCSSLVTQLFFDNERFYDFQDKCTLAGIDVPIHAGIMPILNRNQALRLLKTCENIHLPRKFKAILDKYEHDPESLRAAGLAYAVDQIVDLVTQDVAGVHLYTMNNAETAKYIHQATHALFNHQSLG; encoded by the coding sequence ATGTCACGCCAAACGCCGTCACTTTCATTTGAAGTGTTCCCTCCAAACCCAGCTGTGGGTAATGATAATATTATTTCAGCCTTGCAGGATATGCGGGAGCTGACACCGCACTTTATCAGTGTGACTGCCAGCAATAATAAATTTAATATCAAGGAAACGACGGTTCGTTTGGCTGACTTTATCCAGAATGACTTGGCGATTCCAACTATTGCCCACTTGCCAGCTATCTATCTGACCAAGGACAAGGTTGCTGAAACCATTGCGGACTTGGATAAGGTTGGGGTACAGAAAATCTTGGCCTTGCGTGGGGATATTATCCCTGATGTGGAACCACAAAAGGATTTCCGCTATGCAACGGACTTGATCGAGTTCATCAAGGAACAAGCCCCTCACTTTGATATTATCGGAGCTTGCTACCCAGAGGGACACCCTGACTCGCCAAACCAGATCTCGGATATTCAAAATCTCAAGAAGAAAGTAGATGCAGGCTGTTCCAGCCTTGTAACGCAGCTTTTCTTTGATAATGAGCGTTTCTATGATTTCCAAGACAAGTGTACCTTGGCAGGGATTGATGTTCCTATTCATGCGGGGATTATGCCCATTCTTAACCGTAACCAAGCGCTTCGTCTCTTGAAGACATGTGAGAATATCCATCTTCCACGTAAATTTAAGGCCATCTTAGACAAGTATGAGCATGACCCTGAGTCGCTCAGAGCAGCAGGACTTGCCTATGCAGTGGATCAGATCGTGGACTTGGTAACTCAAGATGTCGCAGGTGTGCATCTCTACACCATGAACAATGCTGAAACAGCAAAATACATCCACCAAGCAACCCACGCCTTGTTTAATCATCAGTCTTTAGGATAA
- the cysE gene encoding serine O-acetyltransferase: MGWWRETIDIVKENDPAARNSLEVLLTYPGVKALAAHRLSHFLWKHGFKLLARMHSQFWRFWTQIEIHPGAQIESGVFIDHGSGLVIGETAIVEKGVLLYHGVTLGGTGKDVGKRHPTVRKGALISAHAQVIGPIEIGEKAKVGAGAVVVADVPSDVTVVGIPAKIVRVHGQKDEPTIHEVEEKREYYLDKLEHAREASHHSSSL, translated from the coding sequence ATGGGATGGTGGCGCGAAACCATTGATATTGTAAAAGAAAATGATCCAGCGGCACGCAACAGTTTGGAAGTTTTGCTGACTTATCCAGGTGTCAAGGCCTTAGCTGCCCACCGTCTCTCGCATTTTCTCTGGAAGCACGGCTTCAAACTCCTGGCTCGTATGCACAGTCAGTTTTGGCGCTTTTGGACTCAGATAGAGATTCATCCGGGTGCTCAGATAGAATCAGGTGTTTTTATCGACCATGGTTCAGGTCTGGTGATTGGAGAGACGGCGATTGTTGAAAAAGGCGTTCTTCTCTATCACGGAGTGACTCTTGGTGGAACAGGGAAGGATGTTGGCAAACGCCATCCGACTGTTCGAAAAGGGGCGCTGATTTCGGCCCACGCTCAGGTGATTGGCCCTATTGAAATTGGAGAGAAAGCCAAAGTTGGGGCGGGTGCAGTGGTTGTGGCAGATGTTCCGAGCGATGTGACAGTTGTCGGAATCCCAGCTAAGATCGTCCGAGTTCATGGACAGAAAGATGAGCCGACGATCCACGAAGTTGAAGAAAAACGAGAATACTATCTAGACAAGCTAGAGCATGCCCGTGAAGCCAGTCACCATTCATCAAGTCTGTAG
- the pnp gene encoding polyribonucleotide nucleotidyltransferase, whose protein sequence is MTKQVFQTTFAGRELVVETGQVAKQANGSVVVRYGESTVLTAAVMSKKMATGDFFPLQVNYEEKMYAAGKFPGGFMKREGRPSTDATLTARLIDRPIRPMFAEGFRNEVQVINTVLSYDENASAPMAAMFGSSLALSISDIPFDGPIAGVQVGYVDGQIIINPTQEQAEQSLLELTVAGTKHAINMVESGAKELSEEIMLEALLKGHEAVKELIAFQEEIVAAVGKEKAEVELLHVDADLQAEIIAAYNSDLQKAVQVEEKLAREAATQAVKDQVTAVYEEKYADHEEFDRIMRDVAEILEQMEHAEVRRLITEDKVRPDGRKVDEIRPLDAQVDYLPRVHGSGLFTRGQTQALSVLTLAPMGETQIIDGLDPEYKKRFMHHYNFPQYSVGETGRYGAPGRREIGHGALGERALAQVLPSLEEFPYAIRLVAEVLESNGSSSQASICAGTLALMAGGVPIKAPVAGIAMGLISDGNNYTVLTDIQGLEDHFGDMDFKVAGTRDGITALQMDIKIQGITAEILTEALAQAKKARFEILDVIQATIPEVRPELAPTAPKIDTIKIDVDKIKIVIGKGGETIDKIIAETGVKIDIDEEGNVSIYSSDQDAINRTKEIIAGLVREAKVDEVYHAKVVRIEKFGAFVNLFDKTDALVHISEMAWTRTNRVEDLVAIGDEVDVKVIKIDEKGRIDASMKALLPRPPKPEHDEKGEKSERPHRPRHHKDHKSKKEFTETPKDSE, encoded by the coding sequence ATGACAAAACAAGTGTTTCAAACGACTTTTGCGGGTCGTGAGTTGGTTGTAGAGACTGGCCAGGTTGCTAAGCAAGCAAATGGCTCTGTTGTCGTGCGTTACGGTGAGTCAACTGTCTTGACTGCTGCCGTTATGTCTAAGAAAATGGCAACTGGGGATTTCTTCCCACTTCAAGTTAACTACGAAGAAAAAATGTATGCGGCTGGGAAGTTTCCTGGTGGCTTTATGAAACGTGAAGGACGTCCTTCAACAGATGCGACTTTGACAGCGCGTTTGATTGACCGTCCAATCCGTCCTATGTTTGCGGAAGGTTTCCGTAACGAAGTGCAAGTAATCAACACAGTGCTCTCTTATGATGAAAATGCCTCTGCTCCAATGGCGGCTATGTTTGGTTCATCCTTGGCGCTTTCTATCTCAGATATTCCATTTGACGGACCAATCGCTGGGGTACAAGTGGGTTATGTCGATGGCCAAATCATCATCAACCCTACTCAAGAACAAGCAGAGCAATCACTTCTTGAATTGACAGTAGCTGGTACCAAGCACGCTATCAACATGGTTGAGTCTGGTGCCAAAGAATTGTCAGAAGAAATCATGTTGGAAGCTCTTCTCAAAGGACACGAAGCTGTTAAAGAATTGATTGCCTTCCAAGAAGAAATCGTTGCTGCGGTCGGTAAGGAAAAAGCAGAAGTGGAATTGCTTCATGTAGATGCGGACTTGCAGGCTGAAATCATCGCAGCCTACAACAGCGACCTCCAAAAAGCGGTCCAAGTAGAAGAAAAATTGGCTCGTGAAGCTGCAACTCAAGCAGTTAAAGACCAAGTGACTGCTGTTTACGAAGAAAAATATGCAGACCACGAAGAATTTGACCGTATTATGCGTGATGTGGCTGAAATCTTGGAACAAATGGAACACGCTGAAGTGCGTCGTTTGATCACAGAAGACAAGGTGCGTCCTGACGGTCGTAAAGTCGATGAAATCCGTCCTTTAGATGCGCAGGTTGACTATCTTCCTCGTGTACATGGTTCTGGTCTCTTTACTCGAGGACAAACTCAAGCCCTTTCAGTTTTGACCTTGGCTCCGATGGGAGAAACTCAAATCATCGATGGTTTGGATCCAGAGTACAAGAAACGCTTTATGCACCACTATAACTTCCCTCAATACTCTGTAGGGGAAACAGGCCGTTACGGTGCCCCTGGTCGTCGTGAAATTGGTCACGGTGCTCTCGGTGAGCGTGCTCTTGCTCAAGTCTTGCCTAGTTTGGAAGAATTTCCATACGCGATCCGCTTGGTAGCAGAGGTCTTGGAATCAAACGGTTCATCTTCTCAAGCCTCTATCTGTGCGGGAACTCTTGCCCTTATGGCTGGTGGTGTGCCAATCAAGGCGCCAGTAGCTGGTATTGCTATGGGACTTATCTCAGATGGAAATAACTATACAGTATTGACAGATATCCAAGGTTTGGAAGACCACTTTGGAGACATGGACTTTAAGGTTGCAGGTACTCGTGACGGGATTACAGCTCTTCAAATGGATATCAAGATTCAAGGAATTACTGCTGAAATCTTGACAGAAGCCCTTGCCCAAGCCAAGAAAGCGCGTTTTGAAATCCTTGATGTGATTCAAGCAACTATTCCAGAAGTTCGTCCAGAATTGGCTCCAACTGCTCCAAAAATTGACACCATCAAGATTGATGTGGACAAGATCAAGATTGTCATCGGTAAGGGTGGAGAAACCATCGACAAGATTATCGCTGAAACAGGCGTTAAGATTGATATCGACGAAGAAGGTAATGTTTCTATCTACTCTAGCGACCAAGATGCCATTAACCGAACCAAAGAAATCATCGCTGGCTTGGTCCGTGAAGCTAAAGTGGATGAAGTTTACCATGCGAAGGTTGTTCGTATCGAGAAATTTGGTGCCTTTGTCAACCTCTTTGATAAGACAGATGCACTTGTGCACATTTCTGAAATGGCTTGGACTCGTACCAACCGTGTCGAGGATTTGGTAGCTATCGGTGATGAAGTTGATGTTAAGGTTATCAAGATTGATGAAAAAGGCCGTATCGATGCCTCTATGAAGGCTCTTCTTCCTCGTCCACCAAAACCTGAGCATGATGAAAAAGGCGAAAAGTCTGAGAGACCTCACCGTCCACGTCATCACAAGGACCACAAATCGAAGAAAGAATTTACAGAAACACCAAAAGATTCAGAATAA
- a CDS encoding YdeI/OmpD-associated family protein → MSDLSDAILNQAVLELQERLDGLAKERFIKLPPSHQREWAHYISEAKKDETKLRRLNKMKADLLEP, encoded by the coding sequence ATGTCAGATTTATCAGATGCAATTTTGAACCAGGCAGTTCTTGAGTTGCAAGAACGCTTGGATGGTCTTGCTAAGGAGCGCTTTATTAAACTGCCACCTAGCCACCAGCGTGAATGGGCTCATTATATCAGTGAAGCCAAAAAAGATGAGACCAAACTGCGCCGTCTAAATAAAATGAAGGCGGATTTGCTGGAGCCTTAA